Proteins encoded by one window of Vitreimonas flagellata:
- a CDS encoding ketoacyl-ACP synthase III, with translation MTYAAITGWGKCMPPATLTNEDLSKFLDTNDEWIVSRTGMKERRVSHVSATEMAVIAAKRALACAGIEGGQVDLIIYGSCSNDEQVPNCASGVQVAIGATKAASMDLNTACTSFLYSLTAATAMIRTGVAKTAIVIGVELISPFMDWDNRNVAVLFGDGCAAVVLQATDKQEGILGEELGCLADARQTLRVRGMGTAYTNRGVTSGDTEWDFDGQEIFKRAVQGMVQASQAVMKKCGVTPDDIDLVVPHQANLRIIDAVVSRSGIPMEKVMLTVQRYGNMSAATVPVALAESLEEGRMKPGALVLMPAFGAGLTVCAHLVRWGDRVTPLALSDAELPPVKKSALDMVQDIRARKHRDTSKAGLHGLTFIEQM, from the coding sequence ATGACTTACGCCGCGATAACGGGCTGGGGCAAATGCATGCCGCCGGCCACGCTCACCAACGAAGACCTCTCAAAGTTTCTCGACACCAACGACGAATGGATCGTCAGCCGCACCGGCATGAAGGAGCGGCGCGTCAGTCACGTCTCCGCCACCGAGATGGCCGTGATCGCCGCCAAGCGCGCATTGGCCTGCGCCGGCATCGAGGGCGGGCAAGTCGATCTCATCATCTATGGCTCGTGCTCCAATGACGAGCAGGTGCCGAATTGCGCTTCGGGCGTACAAGTCGCCATCGGCGCGACCAAAGCCGCGTCGATGGATTTGAACACGGCGTGCACGAGCTTTCTCTACAGCTTAACCGCCGCAACTGCGATGATCCGCACCGGCGTTGCAAAGACCGCCATCGTGATCGGCGTCGAACTCATCTCGCCCTTCATGGATTGGGACAATCGCAACGTCGCGGTTCTGTTTGGTGACGGCTGCGCCGCTGTTGTGCTGCAGGCGACGGATAAGCAAGAAGGCATCCTCGGCGAAGAGCTCGGCTGCCTCGCTGATGCGCGCCAAACGCTGCGCGTACGCGGCATGGGCACGGCCTACACCAATCGCGGCGTCACTTCGGGCGACACCGAATGGGATTTCGACGGCCAGGAAATCTTCAAGCGCGCGGTGCAGGGCATGGTGCAGGCCAGCCAAGCGGTGATGAAGAAGTGCGGCGTCACGCCAGACGACATCGATCTCGTCGTGCCGCACCAAGCCAATCTGCGCATCATCGACGCGGTCGTCAGCCGCAGCGGCATCCCGATGGAGAAGGTGATGCTCACCGTGCAGCGCTACGGCAATATGAGCGCAGCGACCGTGCCCGTCGCCCTTGCTGAATCGCTGGAAGAGGGCCGTATGAAACCGGGCGCGCTGGTGTTGATGCCGGCCTTCGGCGCGGGTCTCACGGTGTGTGCGCATTTGGTGCGTTGGGGCGATCGCGTCACGCCGCTGGCGCTGAGCGATGCCGAGCTTCCACCCGTAAAGAAAAGCGCGCTCGACATGGTGCAAGACATCCGCGCGCGCAAACATCGGGACACCTCGAAAGCCGGCCTGCACGGCTTGACCTTCATCGAGCAAATGTAA
- a CDS encoding RsmB/NOP family class I SAM-dependent RNA methyltransferase — protein MSARRAATDLLVAVMDRGRALEDAMAETPSFNALEGRDRAFARALVTAGLRRLGSVDTVLSEFLQRPLPDSAEHARALLHLGATQLLVLGTPAHAAVGETVETANHMREARGFAKLMNAVLRKVAGNGAEILASLPPGADLPAWLYTRWRATYGEAAPRIAQVLAREAPLDISVREDAAGWAGKLGGVLTPTGTVRLTDPAPIDTLPGFDEGAWWVQDAAAALPAKLLGDVRGKRVLDLCAAPGGKTLQLAAAGAHVTAVDKSEARLKRLRENLARTKLKAEVICADALEFRAEPFDAVLLDAPCTSTGTLRRHPDVAWLRRPTDVRALAELQAKLVAASAKLLKPGAPLLYAVCSLEPEEGPGIVAEALRNGWRRNALTSEIPAEFITADGDMRTHPGFWPELGGLDGFYAARLLRT, from the coding sequence TTGAGCGCCCGCCGCGCCGCCACTGACTTGCTCGTCGCCGTGATGGATCGCGGCCGCGCGCTTGAAGACGCGATGGCTGAGACGCCAAGCTTCAATGCACTCGAAGGCCGTGATCGCGCCTTTGCGCGCGCGCTCGTGACGGCGGGCCTGCGCCGCCTTGGCAGCGTCGACACTGTGCTCTCGGAATTCCTGCAACGGCCGCTGCCCGATAGCGCCGAGCACGCGCGCGCGCTGCTGCATCTGGGCGCCACGCAATTGCTCGTCCTCGGCACGCCCGCGCACGCCGCGGTCGGCGAGACGGTGGAGACAGCGAACCACATGCGCGAGGCGCGCGGCTTTGCGAAACTGATGAACGCTGTGCTGCGCAAGGTCGCCGGCAATGGCGCCGAGATTCTCGCGTCGCTGCCGCCGGGCGCCGATCTGCCGGCCTGGCTCTATACACGCTGGCGCGCGACCTATGGCGAAGCGGCGCCGCGTATCGCGCAAGTGCTCGCGCGCGAAGCGCCGCTCGACATCAGCGTGAGGGAAGACGCAGCAGGCTGGGCCGGGAAGCTCGGCGGCGTGCTGACGCCAACGGGCACCGTGCGGCTCACTGATCCCGCGCCGATCGACACCCTGCCCGGCTTTGATGAGGGCGCGTGGTGGGTGCAGGATGCGGCGGCGGCGCTGCCTGCGAAGCTGCTGGGCGATGTGCGCGGCAAACGCGTGCTCGATCTCTGCGCCGCGCCCGGTGGCAAGACGCTGCAGCTGGCGGCCGCTGGCGCTCACGTGACCGCGGTGGATAAGTCAGAGGCGCGCTTGAAGCGCCTGCGCGAAAATCTGGCGCGCACCAAGCTCAAAGCCGAGGTGATCTGCGCCGACGCGCTCGAATTCCGCGCCGAGCCGTTCGACGCTGTGCTGCTCGACGCGCCCTGCACGTCCACCGGCACGCTCCGCCGGCACCCAGATGTCGCCTGGCTGCGCCGGCCCACCGACGTGCGCGCTTTGGCGGAGCTACAGGCGAAGCTTGTGGCCGCCAGCGCCAAGCTGTTGAAGCCCGGCGCGCCGCTGCTCTACGCCGTCTGCTCGCTGGAGCCGGAGGAAGGCCCTGGAATCGTTGCGGAAGCGCTACGCAATGGCTGGCGCCGCAACGCACTGACCAGCGAAATTCCCGCCGAATTCATCACCGCCGACGGCGACATGCGCACGCATCCGGGCTTTTGGCCCGAGCTTGGCGGCCTCGACGGCTTCTACGCCGCCCGTTTGCTACGCACTTAA
- a CDS encoding DUF1800 domain-containing protein, which translates to MPDLNLAVIAAHRFGFGPRPGELRAIAGDPRGWVKSQLSQPTSLPAQIAALPPAEDDLLAFGRWLARRRLNGGNAARIEERAERQGVTQEELRRLSVEEDFVENFRERATRAVAARLEAAITSERPVHERLVHFWSNHFTVSTAKPAAIALPPSFEKDAIRPHVSGKFADMLRASSKHPGMIVYLDNWLSIGPNSRAAQNPRRARRLPGGGRPTGINENLAREILELHTLGVNGGYGQADVQALAAIITGWTYERARLRDYVSDAQGERNGAQLFEFDADAHEPGPKTLLGRTYAQEGVAQGEAALNDLARHPATAHFIATKLCRHYIADTPPEAAVARVARTFQQSDGDLRETMEELVDSSEAWDTPLAKFKRPEEYAITLLRAVNARELPPGAGIAALAAMGQRPYSAPGPDGWADSADAWLTADLVWKRLEFAQAFSTRIARADVNPIDLGDACLGPAMSDETRTAIMRAESPAQGLALLFGAPEMQRR; encoded by the coding sequence ATGCCCGATCTCAATCTCGCGGTCATCGCCGCGCACCGCTTCGGCTTCGGCCCACGCCCCGGCGAATTGCGCGCCATCGCGGGCGACCCGCGCGGCTGGGTGAAGAGCCAATTGAGCCAGCCCACGTCGTTGCCGGCGCAAATCGCGGCGCTGCCGCCGGCGGAGGACGATCTGCTTGCGTTTGGCCGCTGGCTCGCGCGCCGCCGGCTCAACGGCGGCAACGCCGCGCGCATTGAAGAGCGCGCCGAGCGCCAGGGCGTGACGCAAGAAGAATTGCGCCGACTTTCGGTCGAAGAGGATTTCGTCGAGAATTTTCGCGAACGCGCTACCCGCGCTGTCGCGGCACGGCTCGAAGCCGCAATCACCAGCGAGCGCCCCGTGCACGAGCGGCTGGTGCATTTCTGGTCGAACCATTTCACGGTCTCGACGGCGAAGCCCGCCGCGATCGCTTTGCCGCCCTCGTTCGAGAAGGACGCGATCCGCCCGCACGTGAGCGGCAAGTTTGCTGACATGCTGCGCGCGTCGAGCAAACATCCCGGCATGATTGTCTATCTCGACAATTGGCTCTCAATCGGCCCGAACAGCCGCGCTGCGCAAAATCCGCGTCGCGCGCGACGACTCCCCGGCGGCGGCAGACCGACCGGGATCAACGAAAACCTCGCTCGCGAAATCCTTGAATTGCACACGCTCGGCGTCAATGGCGGCTACGGCCAAGCGGACGTACAGGCGCTCGCCGCCATCATCACCGGCTGGACGTACGAACGCGCGCGGCTGCGTGATTACGTGAGCGACGCACAAGGCGAGCGAAACGGCGCGCAACTCTTCGAGTTTGACGCCGACGCGCACGAACCTGGGCCGAAGACATTGCTAGGCCGCACCTACGCGCAGGAAGGCGTGGCGCAAGGCGAAGCGGCGTTGAACGATCTGGCGCGCCACCCCGCCACCGCGCACTTCATCGCCACGAAACTCTGCCGCCATTACATCGCCGATACGCCGCCCGAAGCGGCAGTCGCGCGTGTGGCGCGCACGTTTCAGCAAAGCGACGGCGATCTGCGCGAGACCATGGAAGAGTTGGTCGATAGCTCCGAGGCTTGGGACACGCCGCTCGCGAAATTCAAGCGGCCGGAAGAATACGCGATCACCCTGCTGCGCGCCGTCAACGCGCGCGAATTGCCGCCGGGCGCCGGCATCGCTGCGCTCGCGGCCATGGGCCAACGCCCCTATTCAGCGCCCGGGCCGGATGGTTGGGCCGATAGCGCCGACGCCTGGCTCACCGCCGACCTCGTCTGGAAGCGCCTCGAATTTGCGCAAGCGTTCTCCACGCGGATCGCGCGGGCGGACGTGAACCCAATCGACCTCGGCGACGCCTGCCTTGGGCCGGCGATGAGCGACGAGACTCGCACCGCCATCATGCGCGCCGAAAGCCCGGCGCAAGGCTTGGCGCTTCTGTTCGGCGCGCCGGAAATGCAACGGAGATGA
- the murI gene encoding glutamate racemase — protein sequence MKRVLVFDSGVGGLSVLDAIAASGHALELDYVADNAWLPYGLKSDAELRARVPALLTRMVEQWAPELVVVACNTASTIVLDAVRSALAIPVVGVVPPIKPAAALTRTGVIGLLATPATVRRAYTNDLITQFAPDKRVVRFGSSALVEAAESKLRGEPSGEAAITEAMEGLFGAPGGGEIDVVALACTHFPLLAQELAAAAPRSCVWLDSGEAIARRVANVLISSPGQARTHRAAFTDAAAASELFPAFQARGFTAAAAVSGAPHFDVQLLSDFASV from the coding sequence ATGAAGCGCGTTTTGGTGTTCGACTCTGGCGTCGGCGGGCTCTCCGTGCTCGACGCGATCGCGGCGTCGGGCCATGCGCTCGAATTGGACTACGTCGCCGACAATGCGTGGCTGCCCTACGGGCTAAAGTCCGACGCCGAATTGCGCGCGCGCGTGCCGGCTTTGCTGACGCGGATGGTGGAGCAATGGGCGCCGGAGCTTGTGGTTGTGGCGTGCAACACGGCCTCCACCATTGTGCTCGATGCCGTGCGCAGCGCGCTGGCGATCCCGGTGGTGGGTGTCGTCCCGCCGATCAAGCCCGCGGCCGCGCTCACCCGCACGGGCGTCATCGGCTTGCTCGCAACGCCGGCCACGGTTCGCCGCGCCTATACCAACGACCTCATCACCCAATTCGCGCCCGATAAGAGGGTGGTGCGGTTCGGCTCGTCAGCGCTCGTGGAAGCGGCCGAGAGCAAATTGCGCGGCGAGCCTTCGGGCGAAGCTGCGATCACAGAGGCGATGGAAGGGCTGTTTGGCGCGCCGGGCGGTGGTGAGATCGATGTCGTCGCACTTGCCTGCACGCACTTTCCGCTCCTGGCGCAGGAGCTTGCCGCCGCAGCGCCGCGGTCGTGCGTCTGGCTCGACAGCGGCGAAGCGATCGCGCGCCGCGTCGCCAATGTCCTGATCTCCAGTCCCGGACAAGCGCGCACGCATCGCGCCGCGTTCACGGACGCCGCCGCCGCGAGCGAATTGTTCCCGGCATTCCAAGCACGCGGCTTTACCGCTGCCGCCGCGGTTTCCGGCGCGCCGCATTTCGACGTGCAGCTGCTTTCCGATTTTGCATCGGTCTGA
- a CDS encoding GNAT family N-acetyltransferase, which translates to MSAPRLERPGIVLRALELGDADALFAAHGDERTHHYWSSPAHKSVEETATYIQGTLDIAGAHAWAITTDGGQALGRIGLFVEREGVGEIGIILRPDAAGRGFASKALNLVVAYGFETLDLHRIAADIDPDNTASLNLFLRNGFEREGLLRGNWKTHIGIRDTVMLAKLRG; encoded by the coding sequence ATGAGCGCGCCAAGACTTGAAAGGCCGGGCATCGTGCTCCGTGCGCTTGAGCTTGGCGACGCCGACGCGCTATTCGCTGCGCATGGCGACGAACGCACACACCATTATTGGTCAAGTCCCGCGCATAAAAGCGTGGAAGAGACCGCGACCTATATTCAGGGCACGCTCGACATCGCCGGCGCGCATGCCTGGGCGATCACAACAGATGGCGGCCAGGCGCTCGGACGGATTGGATTGTTCGTGGAGCGTGAAGGCGTCGGCGAGATCGGCATCATCCTGCGCCCGGATGCGGCGGGGCGTGGCTTCGCTTCGAAAGCGCTCAATCTTGTCGTCGCTTATGGTTTCGAAACGCTCGATCTCCACCGCATCGCCGCCGACATCGATCCTGACAATACGGCATCACTCAACCTCTTCCTGCGCAACGGCTTCGAACGCGAGGGCTTGCTGCGCGGCAATTGGAAGACGCACATCGGCATCCGCGACACCGTGATGCTCGCCAAATTGCGCGGCTGA
- a CDS encoding DUF4332 domain-containing protein, whose translation MSLLYAVVFATRCRSNHHRIAVDALRHLRAPAAEDWRNLLLHYHDEYLKGAKAPDEVFKDFKNHVLHVRDGNWGGAVEACEEWYRRTVRALAAKDWRQAAWSAGVMSHYYADPIQPFHTHQTEEEGVIHRAVEWSFSKSYKTFQQILERDLGGYPDVAVPSGDKWLAEMVLAGAKASNPHYELVIDHYDLAKGVKDPPAGLDQELKDTIAKLVGHAAVGFSRILDRAFEEAAVAPPKVGGALQAFFLALEAPIQAVLKLMDDAAARKEVEAQYEEFRRTGKVRNTLGEDDKVVRALYAAEVSKTPLSSLDAKWPREIGAQTGEGAPARGRAKSAPKPAPKPAPKPKPVAVATPAPQVESAPAPKPKAEKAPKLAAVAPVAEPVEPAAPIVVVETPTPAPKPAKEVIVPRELPVGAPRAKQEKSLPRFTLNQNAPVVQAPSIGPKTAKRLEAVGVRTIADLIAAKADEASKQIDARHISAQMIRDWQSQALLACTVPGLKSREAQALVACGVRDAHDLIEMDATELCDGVARWGLTDEGQRAWGTAPAPTEDDIATWIERARRALQNTSATVAA comes from the coding sequence ATGTCGTTGCTGTACGCGGTCGTTTTCGCGACCCGCTGCCGATCCAACCACCATCGCATCGCGGTGGACGCGCTGCGCCATCTGCGCGCGCCGGCGGCCGAGGATTGGCGCAACCTCTTGCTCCACTACCACGACGAATATCTCAAAGGCGCGAAGGCGCCTGACGAAGTGTTCAAGGACTTCAAAAACCACGTGCTTCACGTGCGCGACGGCAATTGGGGCGGCGCGGTTGAGGCGTGCGAAGAATGGTATCGCCGCACAGTGCGCGCGCTCGCCGCGAAGGACTGGCGGCAGGCCGCGTGGTCGGCCGGCGTGATGAGCCATTATTACGCCGACCCGATCCAACCGTTCCACACGCACCAAACGGAAGAAGAGGGCGTCATCCACCGCGCGGTCGAGTGGAGCTTCTCGAAATCGTACAAGACCTTCCAGCAAATTCTTGAGCGCGATCTCGGCGGCTATCCTGATGTGGCTGTGCCGTCAGGCGACAAATGGCTGGCCGAGATGGTGCTGGCCGGCGCGAAGGCGTCGAACCCCCACTACGAATTGGTGATCGATCATTACGACCTCGCGAAAGGCGTGAAGGATCCGCCGGCAGGTCTCGATCAAGAATTGAAGGACACGATCGCCAAGCTCGTTGGGCATGCGGCCGTTGGCTTTTCGCGCATTCTAGATCGCGCCTTCGAAGAAGCCGCCGTTGCGCCGCCGAAAGTGGGCGGGGCGCTGCAAGCGTTTTTCCTCGCGTTGGAAGCGCCGATCCAAGCCGTGCTCAAGCTGATGGACGATGCGGCGGCGCGCAAAGAAGTCGAAGCGCAATACGAAGAATTCCGCCGCACCGGCAAAGTGCGCAACACGCTCGGCGAAGACGACAAGGTCGTGCGCGCGCTTTACGCCGCCGAAGTGAGCAAGACGCCGCTGTCATCGCTGGACGCGAAATGGCCGCGCGAGATTGGCGCCCAAACCGGTGAAGGCGCACCCGCGCGTGGGAGGGCAAAGTCTGCGCCGAAGCCCGCACCGAAACCTGCGCCCAAGCCAAAACCCGTCGCCGTTGCGACGCCGGCGCCGCAAGTGGAGTCAGCGCCCGCACCGAAGCCCAAGGCTGAAAAGGCTCCGAAGCTTGCGGCCGTCGCGCCTGTCGCCGAGCCGGTAGAGCCGGCAGCACCTATTGTAGTAGTGGAAACGCCAACGCCCGCGCCGAAGCCTGCAAAGGAAGTAATCGTGCCGCGTGAGCTGCCTGTCGGCGCGCCGCGGGCGAAACAGGAAAAATCGCTGCCGCGCTTTACGCTCAACCAAAATGCGCCCGTCGTGCAAGCGCCGTCGATCGGCCCGAAGACAGCCAAGCGCCTTGAAGCTGTCGGGGTGCGGACCATCGCCGATCTGATCGCCGCCAAAGCGGACGAAGCGTCGAAGCAAATCGACGCGCGCCACATCTCGGCGCAAATGATCCGCGATTGGCAGAGCCAAGCGTTGCTGGCATGCACCGTGCCCGGTCTCAAATCACGCGAAGCGCAAGCGCTCGTCGCGTGTGGCGTACGCGATGCACATGACCTGATTGAGATGGATGCGACCGAGCTGTGCGACGGCGTCGCGCGTTGGGGCTTGACAGATGAAGGTCAGCGCGCCTGGGGCACAGCGCCCGCGCCAACCGAAGACGACATCGCCACTTGGATCGAGCGCGCGCGCCGTGCGTTGCAGAACACTAGCGCGACGGTTGCGGCCTAG
- a CDS encoding DUF1501 domain-containing protein → MLNRRTLLAGAAGAGALSFPAFAFGQAQATDKRLLVVVLRGGLDGLSAIAPIGDPAYAGLRGRLAIARSAALPLDSTFALHPNLSKMHALYRAGELLPIHACATAYRERSHFDAQNVLETGGVRPFARTEGWLNKALGALPRSRPEMGMALSAQAPLILRGPTPVSTWSPSTLPDVNTDTMARMLALYEARDPALANALESAMSANAVAMESGAGDMNRVGPRAITPLAQIAARFLKDENGPIAAVMDVGGWDTHANQGLEQGPLARGLTSLDDGLDAFKTEMGPAWANTMVIIATEFGRTAAPNGANGTDHGTGAAAFLAGGAVRGGRVLADWPGLSRGALYEERDLRPTTDLRAVFKGVLADHLRVASTALERDAFPDSAAARAMQGLISA, encoded by the coding sequence ATGCTGAACCGTCGCACGCTTCTGGCTGGCGCCGCCGGCGCCGGCGCACTCTCCTTCCCCGCGTTCGCTTTTGGCCAAGCGCAAGCGACAGACAAGCGCCTGTTGGTCGTCGTGCTGCGCGGCGGGCTCGACGGGCTCTCGGCCATCGCGCCGATTGGCGATCCCGCTTATGCAGGCTTGCGCGGTCGCCTAGCGATCGCGCGCAGTGCGGCGCTGCCGCTCGACAGCACGTTCGCGCTGCATCCCAATCTCAGCAAAATGCACGCGCTCTATCGCGCCGGCGAGTTGCTGCCGATCCATGCTTGCGCCACCGCCTATCGCGAGCGTTCGCATTTCGATGCGCAGAATGTGTTGGAAACCGGCGGCGTGCGCCCGTTCGCGCGCACGGAAGGCTGGCTCAACAAGGCGCTCGGCGCACTGCCCCGCTCGCGTCCAGAAATGGGCATGGCGCTTTCGGCGCAAGCGCCCTTGATCCTGCGCGGGCCGACGCCGGTTTCCACCTGGTCACCCTCCACACTGCCCGACGTGAACACCGACACTATGGCGCGCATGCTGGCGCTCTACGAAGCGCGCGATCCCGCGCTCGCCAACGCGCTCGAATCCGCCATGAGCGCGAACGCCGTGGCGATGGAATCCGGCGCAGGCGACATGAACCGTGTCGGCCCACGCGCCATCACGCCGCTCGCGCAGATCGCGGCGCGCTTCCTGAAAGATGAGAACGGCCCAATCGCGGCCGTCATGGATGTCGGCGGTTGGGATACGCATGCGAACCAAGGCTTGGAGCAAGGGCCACTCGCCCGCGGCCTCACCTCGCTCGACGACGGCCTCGACGCCTTCAAAACCGAAATGGGCCCAGCGTGGGCGAACACCATGGTGATCATCGCCACCGAATTCGGCCGCACCGCTGCACCCAACGGCGCCAATGGCACCGATCACGGCACGGGCGCCGCGGCGTTTCTTGCCGGTGGCGCCGTGCGCGGCGGGCGTGTGCTGGCCGATTGGCCGGGGCTTTCGCGCGGCGCACTCTATGAAGAGCGCGATCTCCGCCCAACCACGGATCTGCGCGCCGTGTTCAAAGGCGTGCTCGCCGACCATCTGCGCGTGGCGAGCACCGCACTCGAACGCGACGCCTTCCCCGATAGTGCAGCCGCGCGCGCCATGCAGGGCCTGATTAGCGCCTGA
- a CDS encoding DUF262 domain-containing protein has protein sequence MTHAFGDTPLGLSSQILNLASVLTRKAALKVPRYQRPYTWGEREVRQLIQDLWRAYQRRASFYFIGQIVLVKNAGKLEISDGQQRLSTLTMIIAYVRDRLPGRARHYQALIMDGDQPRLFLREEDANFYRGYVQEPGQMSALAQHAEIGIDSKDLLVGAARTIESELARLDDRELDAFISYVARACTLNVVDADERGCAQTVFNTLNKRGSPLSHADIIKSDLLENSKLSNAEAEAAARKWEQIEDMFERENFAKLLYMMPFLLTGEPLLSPGDLAAFRTAVDRAGGVRTFLFDQLPRYAEALRAVFTGSIDVGPYSAEVNRRVKMMKQVEEWDWAPAAIAFLAEHASEHERARKFFQALDRYAFACELGVIDNRVQEKRYERAVKGVGDDKQLHGEKGALELSHAEHLKFIATLNRSRKRDRQRRLLLIRVEAAMPGGSVLTMTDDATVEHIMPKSGTNWWNERFPDSALRGELCHLLGNLTLITYEQNKVADNKPFPEKKRILFNWPGAPIHALTKSIANVDEWTLDVIEHRHEELVRILCEDWGLVRADD, from the coding sequence ATGACGCACGCGTTCGGCGACACACCGCTGGGGCTCAGTTCGCAGATTTTAAATCTGGCCTCGGTGTTGACGCGCAAAGCCGCGCTTAAAGTGCCGCGCTATCAGCGCCCCTATACCTGGGGCGAGCGCGAAGTGCGCCAGCTGATCCAGGATTTGTGGCGCGCCTATCAGCGCCGCGCCTCATTCTATTTCATCGGCCAGATCGTGCTGGTGAAGAACGCCGGCAAGCTTGAGATTTCCGACGGTCAGCAGCGTCTTTCCACGCTGACCATGATTATTGCGTACGTGCGCGATCGCTTGCCGGGGCGCGCGCGGCACTACCAGGCGCTTATCATGGATGGCGACCAGCCTAGGCTTTTCCTGCGTGAAGAAGATGCGAATTTTTATCGCGGTTATGTGCAGGAGCCGGGCCAGATGTCGGCGCTGGCGCAGCACGCTGAGATCGGCATCGATTCAAAGGATTTGCTCGTCGGCGCCGCGCGCACCATCGAAAGCGAACTCGCGCGCTTGGATGACCGCGAACTCGACGCCTTCATCTCCTACGTCGCCCGCGCCTGCACGCTGAACGTGGTCGATGCGGACGAGCGCGGCTGCGCGCAGACCGTGTTCAACACGCTCAACAAGCGCGGCTCGCCGCTCTCGCATGCCGACATCATCAAGAGCGATCTCCTCGAAAACTCGAAGCTCTCCAACGCCGAGGCCGAAGCTGCCGCCCGCAAATGGGAGCAGATCGAGGATATGTTCGAGCGCGAGAATTTCGCGAAATTGCTCTACATGATGCCGTTTCTGCTCACGGGCGAGCCGCTGCTTTCGCCGGGCGATCTCGCGGCGTTCCGCACGGCGGTGGACCGCGCCGGCGGCGTGCGCACGTTCCTGTTCGATCAGCTGCCGCGTTATGCCGAGGCGCTGCGCGCCGTCTTCACCGGCTCGATCGATGTCGGCCCGTACAGCGCCGAGGTAAACCGGCGCGTGAAGATGATGAAGCAGGTCGAGGAATGGGATTGGGCGCCTGCCGCGATCGCGTTTCTGGCCGAGCACGCCAGCGAGCACGAACGCGCGCGCAAATTCTTCCAAGCGCTTGATCGCTACGCCTTCGCCTGCGAACTCGGCGTCATCGACAACCGGGTGCAGGAAAAGCGCTACGAGCGTGCTGTTAAAGGCGTGGGCGACGACAAGCAGCTCCATGGCGAGAAGGGCGCGCTTGAACTTAGCCACGCCGAGCATCTGAAATTCATCGCGACGCTCAATCGCTCGCGCAAGCGCGACCGCCAGCGTCGCCTGCTGCTGATCCGGGTCGAAGCGGCGATGCCGGGCGGCAGCGTGCTGACCATGACGGACGACGCCACCGTCGAACACATCATGCCCAAGAGCGGCACCAATTGGTGGAACGAGCGCTTCCCGGACTCGGCGCTGCGCGGCGAACTCTGCCATTTGCTGGGCAATTTGACCCTGATCACCTACGAGCAGAACAAGGTGGCCGACAACAAGCCGTTCCCGGAGAAGAAGCGCATTCTTTTCAATTGGCCAGGCGCGCCAATCCATGCGCTGACCAAATCCATCGCCAATGTCGATGAATGGACGCTCGACGTGATCGAGCACCGCCACGAAGAGCTGGTGCGCATCCTATGCGAGGATTGGGGCCTGGTGCGCGCGGACGACTGA